The following are encoded in a window of Danio aesculapii chromosome 12, fDanAes4.1, whole genome shotgun sequence genomic DNA:
- the pyyb gene encoding peptide YYb: MASALRSWTVPLALVLCVIVCLSSLAEAYPPKPEPPAGDVGPEEMAKYHTALRHYINLITRQRYGKRSTPEAAVAELLFGDDEQDIRPRVEDLLW, from the exons ATGGCAAGTGCACTGAGATCCTGGACTGTGCCGCTGGCTCTTGTTCTGTGCGTTATAGTGTGTCTCAGCAGCCTGGCTGAAGCATATCCGCCCAAACCTGAACCTCCAGCGGGAGACGTGGGTCCGGAAGAGATGGCCAAGTACCACACCGCTCTAAGACACTACATCAACCTCATCACACGACAGAG ATATGGGAAGCGATCCACCCCTGAAGCCGCTGTGGCTGAACTGCTGTTCGGCGATGATGAACAGGACATCCGGCCCCG TGTGGAAGACTTGTTATGGTGA